A genomic segment from Nicotiana sylvestris chromosome 1, ASM39365v2, whole genome shotgun sequence encodes:
- the LOC104217369 gene encoding GDSL esterase/lipase At5g03980-like isoform X2, with amino-acid sequence MALIIRSLLDFLVISSISLVVLQQKSNGEDQLLMLQKPRLMKCRFDKIFQLGDSLSDTGNCIRENLCARGFLCGRFPYGMNFFQNTTGRCSNGMLMIDFIVAGATALSTENLAEEKIVNSVTNSSLSVQLDWMSTHFKSTYPTDRLSKLKKSLFLVGEIGGNEFNYGLFKGKTLKELRSMVPKVVQTIIQGVRTVISFGATRIIVPGNFPIGCLPIFLTQFRTSDSTAYDEYHCLQDLNDLAIFFNDHLKQAIQELKEEHSNIALVYGDYYNAYMWLLQNAMFLGFDKNSLLKACCGIGGDYNYDVHNQCGAIGVSVCTDPSTYISWDGVHLTEKTYSWLARWLIDDMLPKLNCHV; translated from the exons ATGGCACTGATAATAAGATCACTGTTAGATTTCCTAGTTATTTCTTCTATTAGTTTGGTGGTTCTTCAACAGAAAAGCAACGGTGAAGATCAATTACTGATGCTTCAGAAACCACGATTAATGAAATGCAGATTTGATAAAATATTTCAATTGGGTGACTCACTCTCTGATACAGGCAACTGCATAAGAGAAAATCTTTGTGCTCGAGGTTTTCTGTGTGGAAGATTTCCTTATGGAATGAATTTTTTCCAGAATACTACTGGACGTTGTTCTAACGGCATGCTCATGATTGATTTCATAG TAGCAGGAGCTACTGCTTTATCGACTGAAAATCTGGCAGAGGAAAAGATTGTTAATTCAGTAACCAATAGTTCATTGAGTGTGCAACTTGATTGGATGTCTACTCATTTCAAAAGCACCTACCCCACTg ATCGCCTatcaaaattgaagaaatctCTTTTCCTAGTTGGAGAAATAGGAGGAAATGAATTTAATTATGGCTTATTCAAAGGTAAAACGCTAAAAGAGCTCCGAAGCATGGTGCCAAAAGTTGTTCAGACCATCATTCAAGGTGTTAGA ACAGTCATTAGTTTTGGGGCTACTCGAATTATTGTTCCAGGCAACTTCCCAATTGGTTGTCTCCCAATTTTCCTAACGCAATTCAGGACCAGCGATTCAACTGCATACGATGAGTACCATTGCCTGCAAGATTTAAATGATTTAGCAATCTTCTTCAATGATCATTTGAAACAAGCTATTCAAGAGCTAAAAGAAGAGCATTCAAACATTGCACTCGTTTATGGTGACTACTACAATGCCTATATGTGGCTTCTACAAAATGCCATGTTTCTTG GATTTGACAAAAACTCTTTACTGAAAGCTTGTTGTGGAATAGGAGGAGATTATAATTATGACGTACATAATCAATGTGGAGCTATAGGAGTTTCAGTGTGCACTGACCCGAGTACTTACATCAGTTGGGATGGAGTTCATTTAACAGAAAAAACATATAGTTGGTTGGCAAGATGGCTAATTGATGACATGTTACCCAAATTGAACTGTCATGTTTAG
- the LOC104217370 gene encoding GDSL esterase/lipase At5g03980-like produces MALTVRVVHDLLVISFMFSFIVLQQKSSAQSLRTLQNPRLTKCGFDKLYQLGDSLADTGNCIRESICGARTACARLPYGMNFFQEKTTGRCSNGMLIIDFIALGSGLPLLNPYKLKSANFRHGVNFAVAGATALSAEVMAKKKIVNAATNSSLSVQLAWMSSHFKTSTDVATKLKKALFLVGEVGGNDFNHGLLQGKTMKELRNMVPEVVQTIIHGVRRVIGFGATRIAVPGNFPIGCLPIYLTKFRTKNSTAYDEHHCLKDLNNFAVFYNHHLQQAIQDLKKRYPKITLIYGDYYNAYLWLLHNAVSLGFDKSSLQKACCGMGEDYNFNIRKLCGSPGVPICADPSTYIGWDGIHLTHQAYKWLARWLINDMLPKLNCQ; encoded by the exons ATGGCATTGACAGTAAGAGTAGTGCATGATCTCCTAGTTATTTCTTTCATGTTCAGTTTCATTGTTCTTCAACAGAAAAGCAGTGCTCAATCACTACGAACGCTTCAAAATCCACGATTGACGAAATGCGGATTTGATAAACTATATCAGTTGGGTGATTCACTTGCTGATACAGGCAACTGCATTAGAGAGAGCATTTGTGGAGCTCGTACTGCATGTGCAAGACTTCCTTATGGAATGAATTTTTTCCAGGAAAAAACAACTGGACGTTGTTCTAATGGCATGCTCATTATTGATTTCATAG CTTTGGGATCTGGTTTACCTCTCCTAAATCCGTACAAGCTTAAAAGTGCAAATTTTAGACATGGTGTGAATTTTGCAGTAGCAGGAGCTACTGCTTTATCAGCTGAAGTCATGGCTAAGAAGAAGATTGTTAATGCAGCCACCAATAGCTCATTAAGTGTGCAGCTTGCTTGGATGTCTTCTCATTTTAAAACATCCACAG ATGTTGCAAcaaaattaaagaaggctcttttcTTAGTTGGAGAAGTAGGAGGAAATGATTTCAACCATGGGTTATTGCAAGGTAAAACGATGAAAGAGTTGCGAAATATGGTGCCAGAAGTTGTTCAAACCATTATTCATGGTGTTAGA AGGGTCATTGGTTTTGGGGCTACTCGAATTGCAGTTCCTGGCAATTTTCCAATTGGTTGTTTACCAATTTACCTAACGAAATTCAGGACAAAGAACTCAACTGCCTACGACGAGCACCATTGCTTGAAAGATCTAAATAATTTTGCAGTATTCTACAATCATCATTTGCAACAAGCCATTCAAGATTTGAAGAAAAGGTATCCAAAAATTACACTGATTTATGGTGACTACTACAATGCCTATCTCTGGCTTCTACACAATGCCGTCAGTCTTG GATTTGACAAAAGCTCCTTACAAAAAGCTTGTTGTGGAATGGGAGAAGACTATAATTTTAACATACGTAAACTATGTGGATCTCCAGGAGTGCCAATCTGTGCTGACCCTAGTACCTACATCGGTTGGGACGGAATTCATTTGACACATCAAGCATACAAATGGTTGGCGAGATGGCTAATTAATGACATGTTACCCAAATTGAACTGCCAATAA
- the LOC104217369 gene encoding GDSL esterase/lipase At5g03980-like isoform X1: protein MALIIRSLLDFLVISSISLVVLQQKSNGEDQLLMLQKPRLMKCRFDKIFQLGDSLSDTGNCIRENLCARGFLCGRFPYGMNFFQNTTGRCSNGMLMIDFIALESGLPLLNPYKLQNANFKHGANFAVAGATALSTENLAEEKIVNSVTNSSLSVQLDWMSTHFKSTYPTDRLSKLKKSLFLVGEIGGNEFNYGLFKGKTLKELRSMVPKVVQTIIQGVRTVISFGATRIIVPGNFPIGCLPIFLTQFRTSDSTAYDEYHCLQDLNDLAIFFNDHLKQAIQELKEEHSNIALVYGDYYNAYMWLLQNAMFLGFDKNSLLKACCGIGGDYNYDVHNQCGAIGVSVCTDPSTYISWDGVHLTEKTYSWLARWLIDDMLPKLNCHV from the exons ATGGCACTGATAATAAGATCACTGTTAGATTTCCTAGTTATTTCTTCTATTAGTTTGGTGGTTCTTCAACAGAAAAGCAACGGTGAAGATCAATTACTGATGCTTCAGAAACCACGATTAATGAAATGCAGATTTGATAAAATATTTCAATTGGGTGACTCACTCTCTGATACAGGCAACTGCATAAGAGAAAATCTTTGTGCTCGAGGTTTTCTGTGTGGAAGATTTCCTTATGGAATGAATTTTTTCCAGAATACTACTGGACGTTGTTCTAACGGCATGCTCATGATTGATTTCATAG CACTGGAATCTGGTTTACCTCTCCTAAATCCCTACAAGCTTCAAAATGCAAATTTTAAACATGGTGCGAACTTTGCAGTAGCAGGAGCTACTGCTTTATCGACTGAAAATCTGGCAGAGGAAAAGATTGTTAATTCAGTAACCAATAGTTCATTGAGTGTGCAACTTGATTGGATGTCTACTCATTTCAAAAGCACCTACCCCACTg ATCGCCTatcaaaattgaagaaatctCTTTTCCTAGTTGGAGAAATAGGAGGAAATGAATTTAATTATGGCTTATTCAAAGGTAAAACGCTAAAAGAGCTCCGAAGCATGGTGCCAAAAGTTGTTCAGACCATCATTCAAGGTGTTAGA ACAGTCATTAGTTTTGGGGCTACTCGAATTATTGTTCCAGGCAACTTCCCAATTGGTTGTCTCCCAATTTTCCTAACGCAATTCAGGACCAGCGATTCAACTGCATACGATGAGTACCATTGCCTGCAAGATTTAAATGATTTAGCAATCTTCTTCAATGATCATTTGAAACAAGCTATTCAAGAGCTAAAAGAAGAGCATTCAAACATTGCACTCGTTTATGGTGACTACTACAATGCCTATATGTGGCTTCTACAAAATGCCATGTTTCTTG GATTTGACAAAAACTCTTTACTGAAAGCTTGTTGTGGAATAGGAGGAGATTATAATTATGACGTACATAATCAATGTGGAGCTATAGGAGTTTCAGTGTGCACTGACCCGAGTACTTACATCAGTTGGGATGGAGTTCATTTAACAGAAAAAACATATAGTTGGTTGGCAAGATGGCTAATTGATGACATGTTACCCAAATTGAACTGTCATGTTTAG